Genomic segment of Eleutherodactylus coqui strain aEleCoq1 chromosome 1, aEleCoq1.hap1, whole genome shotgun sequence:
AGGATGCTAGCAGCCATAGCGGAATTCAAGCTGTCAATGCCCGGTACAACAGGAATGTACAGTCTCTTGCCTTTTGATTGTTTAGCCAATAGTAACGACTCCACACTCAGTCCATGCGTCTCTCCCCCAATCACAATTGCAGTTGGGTCTCGGGCCCACGATTCATAATATCTCTGAATAGGAACGTACGGAATCCCTTCATCTTCTTCGTCACCTGATGAGTAATAGTCATCATCTACTACTTGATGTAGCCCCTTAGGATCAGTAGAAATCCAGTCACCGTCGATAGCTTTATTGGGAGGACATGCGGTCTTGCCGGAAATGTTCTGCCAGAAGTTATCTGCCAGAAACACCTTGGTGTCCTCTGAGAGATAGTTAGAGACCGTGTCCCACTCCAGGCTCGTTATTATTGGCAAGCGAAAATGGGCTCCCATGCCGGCTCTGATTACTTTAGGTTCCCACGCATCAACACAACCTAGAAAGACATAAATTACTTTTCAGTAAACAAATATAGGACAGGTCAAAGAATGATCATCAACGAAGATCATAGACCAAGTATTATGGAGCTGTTAGAGTCATAAATCTTAAAGCCTTGACTAGCAGACTAGTTCTTCATTATGGAGTTTGTCTCATTAAAACAACCCGTCTATTTGAGGGCATACAGATGTCATAAAGGGGGTCCTCCACTTAGGACCTCCACCCACGAGCCAAAATGGAGATCCACTCCCAGAAGGACTTCGAATGCCTATCAATGTAATACAAGCACAACTTATCTGGTGGATAGTCTCCAGCTTCCCCCCGTAAAATCAACTATTTGTCGGGGTGCTGGATGCAAAACCCAGCTGATCACTGTGGCGCCTACATTATGAAAGGCATAGTCTCCAatcaaacaacccctttatttTAGAATTTGAAGGGGTTGTTTACCTttgaactactgatgacctatcctgaagaaaaGCCATCAGCATTTGATAGATTTGGGTCTGGCACCCAGGAATCCCAGAAATCAGTCACTCACCAGGCCATGTCAGTGTACAGAGCTAAAAGCAAACTGTTCTGCACACTCTctaaggttggtactgcaggtacagAAGAATAGAAACCGTGCCCTATAATACCAAACCAGGTTACTGAAGTGGAAAGGGAACCGTGTTTCCTGTACAGACCAACCAGCTCCATGCATGAGCGGCCCACCAAATAACTGATTGACAGGGCTCCTCTTCAGTCCTGTAGCAAGTTTCATGGACTATTTGAGGtcctttttttaatcacttttatttatagtatatctacatttttttttcgtttttgcaCTAAAAGGACTATTAGACGCAAGACAGCACCAACGAGAGAttaaactaaaaaaagaaaaaatcttggTGGTGGTTACTAGCCTAAAGTACTATTTAACTGATGGCTAATAGCTCACTGGATTGAAGAATCTACCAAGAGTACTAGCAACACTTCAAGAAGCTGTCAGATTTAACAAATTAAAGTATTGGTACGCTCTACTCCTGACGTAGAAATTGTGCCACCCAACCAGATGGACATTCTAACCCTATGGAAATATAAAAGAGGTCGTTAGTCCCCAGTTACAGCCATCCAGGTAACAGAACTTGCTTTTTATTGTTTCTGATAAAAGATAGGATGCCAATTTCAAGAAAGGAACATAATATTACACCAAGACATTGCACTTGGGATGATACAAGCTTAGGACAAGCCTAAGCACAGGTTTTAATTTCAGCTCTAAACTGGAAAGTTAGGAGGATTCATATAGCTAGCTCGTACCGCAAGAACTCCCAACTGAAGTCAAAGTAACAAAAACTGATCCTAATAATCAGTATTTCAATGAAAGCAAAAAGTCATGGGTAAAGGCCCCTTATGACTGCTCCTTCACATAGAGACATGACCTCAGAAAGTTTCTTATACAAAAAGCCCAGGAGCCATACGGGCCAAGCTTAGAGGTCTTAGGCAAAACCCAGCGGCCTGGAGCCCAGAGCTTATTCAGCTCTAGGAAAAGGCCATCTGGTCCAGAGTCAGACCAGAAAGCCAAACCCTATTATTTTTAATCTTGTAGGGTTACGACAAAGGTGGAATCCAATCCCTTTCAACTGCAAAGTGAATCCACTAAGGACTGGCTGGAGATCCTCCTGGAAAGTACTCATTTCTTCTCCCAGCATCGCTGCGCCAATCAGTGGTGATACTAGGCATCACCCAGCTTACTACACACCCTGACTCCATATGCTGATGGAAGCACCAGGTAAAACAGGAGGTCACATACAGCAATAAAGGGAGCGCTCCATAACTGAAGGTTCTCCCACAATTACAGAAGAAGGATCCCATGAactcagaggaaaaaaaaaaagcttccatTTTTAATCTCCAGAGACAGGGGAGCACAGAGTCTGCCCCAGGGGACAAGAAGACGGTTCCAGGCTTAACCAGTGGCCCCTAGTGGAGACCAACACCGGACAGGCAACCTCATTTTATCGAGACCCTATAGACCGTACCTTTATTGATCAAGAGATATCCTTGAAAAAGTAGAAATAGCCAGGCAACAGGCACCTCAGCAATTTCCAACTTGTCCTATAGACCGGAAACAGGAACTGAGGAGGTGAAGGGTGTTACTGCTCATTCAAAACTGCAATATCCTTTTACTGCAGAACAAACAGAGCTCCTCCTGAACTGCAgtagggggaaggggttaaataataatgGGGACAAAAGCATTATTTCATAATAATCATTTAACTTATagaaagcttgacaaagacccatgtAAAGGGTCAAAACGTATCCTTGTGATACTCGAGGAATAAAGAGGCATCCCGATGGATACATACATTTTGCACCCTATTCTGCTGCCGTGATTGCTCTTTTACTCCGTGATATTTTGGATTTGGATCCGATCCACAATTGGCGTGCCGAAACGGGCCAAAGAAAAGCCTCTCCATATCTGGATTTGGGCGAGTGCTGCTGGGACACTCTTTTGAACCACCCTTATCCTCATCAGCCCTGCAGTGCACAGCACTGATAAGACAGGGTCAGGCTATATGCCGGGTACAGACCTTTTGTGAGCAAGACTTTATTGCAGCCCGCTCCAGCTGCGCATCTTAGAATGGTGCCCAGGTTTCCAGGATCTCGGATGTTGTCACAGATGAGAGATAGCGGTATACTGGCTGGAGCATCAGGGAACTTCATCTTTACATGATCAGGCTTCCCAAAGATTCCTATGGGCGATTTCAAAGTATTAACTTTGCAGTTGTGCAGCTCTTATACAGCGCTTACAGTAATATCACAAGGTTTtgtgaaaggggttgtctgcccatTTTTTTCACCAATGACATATGGATGGGGAGGTCCACAACTCTGGACACCtgaccatcagctgattgtctggcctGCTGTCCAGCGCAGCGGGCTGGACATTGCCATAAGCAGACAGGGAAGGAAGTGTTCGCGCCGCCTTCGCTACTACCGAAACCAATGGGAGAGCCATGCTACTACGCCACTTTCTGCTTCTCTGCTGGTCAGAACATCATATCTAGCCCTGAGCAGGAAGTGCCGGAGTAGTCCAGTGCGCTTGCCAATCAGCTAAGGGATGTGGGTCCCGAGAGGCAGAACCCTGTACATCAACTACTGGTcatcagttgggggggggggggacagacaaTATTGTCAGTTTTAACAATCATTTTGCAAAAAGTGTGAAACACTTTATGAGCTttgtttgcgtgtaaaagggactCCGGAAGCTGTTTGTAGAGCACAGCATgtagtctgagctctgcacacaactcctttgttcttgcacaagctgtcggcagaatacaatgtaatctccaactcccgtggagaacacagtgtgcggtgcCTGTCATCTGCTCTtcaggctgaacgatggattttaagctcacctcaAAATCATAGTTTAACCGAAAAGTAAGCAAttgcagcatttacacgcaacgatgatcgctcatttGCAATAGTTTGATTTTGAGCTAATTGttttgtgtaaataggccttaagatgcattcaaaaaaaatgcaattcttatAGCAATGGCATGGAAAGTTCTAGTAATCCGTCGAGCTTCTGCTTGAATACCAGGCTTTCATTCCGTGTTTACTCACCCATTAGTCCTTGAGGCGCGACAAGGTCAGACCACATCTTAATATCTCCAAAGTTAACTTTAATTAGGTTTGCCTTCACAAGCTTCTCAGGAGGCAGTGTCTTTAGCTGGTCACGGTTGCTGAAGAAGAGCGTTTGCAGGACAGCACCAGCAGCCAGAGCATCCATCAGCAACCTCTGCCCTTCCAACAAGATCTGTCCGTGGCGCTCACGAAACTTTTTAGACTTTGCAATTGTAACTACTTTGCtgcattaaaaaagttaaaaaaaaaaaaaaaaagaaggttcaGAATTAGTTAAAACAGTCCTCAAGGACTTACTATTtatgatctgtcctcaggataggttatcaatagttggttGGCAGGGGTCCAACGCTCTGATTCTCTGCCCATCACTGGGCCCGCTctcagttctagaagcagatgcGGTTAACGCTGCACGTCGGTACTGCAGGAACAGctgtcattgacttcaatgggaggtgTTCCTGCAGTACTAACCTAGGCCACTGCAATAAGGACAATGCTGTTGTCACCGACTGTGAGCCCAGtgactgataacctatcctgaggatagatcagcaCTAGTACAAGTCCCAGCCAGCCGCTTTAAATGGTTAATGAGAACATGCAAAACGAATAAGGACAAAGCGGCAAGATACAACACAACTCATGAGCTGTCAGAAAACACGTATCAGGCGCGTCATTTCTAGCGGTGCTGGTGACAGCATCCACGACTAGCAAGTCCCGGTACTCATCACTGGCCTTTACAACAATCTTTATAAAAGGTTTTTGCCGTCATTTTCTGATCCGTGGGGGTCTGACCTGTGGGACCCCCGTCTATATGAAGGGGACGCAGCACTGACCCTCCTTTAGGTCGGCTGTGGGTAGAATGCAGCATCTTACCGCTGCGTATGGCGATCTTTCCAGCGTATCTCACGctcgctgtcatgtgcagtcttaacatcttttttttgtttcccgCTCTGTTGCTTAGTGACGTTTCATAGAAATGCCGCACATACGCAGTATAATtccgtatgtacagcatttattatgcgcccatagagaatagggctcTATCGTGCGCAATACATGGTAGATTGCACTtgatgcggttttttttttacatgcgtgtaTTATACGCAATGTATATATGCAGATGAATCGATGTgctttcaccacgtattatgtgcGCACAATAAAGTTACGGCCGTGTCAaggcgggctcacatgagcgtaaatgAATCACGCACAcaacacgtggtgaatggagtgctcCTCCCTTGTCCTCAGGATGGTGGGGGTCCCAGATGATTATAAGGTTACGGCATATCCCAGTGATATTATTGTTCACATCCATCAGTCCCTACACAGCACACAGTCACCAGCAGAGCTAGCAGTCCTGCCAAACCTGACAGAATCTACAATGGCGGCGCCGCTGATGAATACTTCGTCAGCCAATCAGCTTGCTGCTTTTATTCCCAGCTTTCTAGGGCAGATGAGTGCCGGACTGTGATTGGTCGTGCTGTGCGGCGGGTACCTGAGTCTCGAGTCCCCTTCCCGGGCTCTGTCGTACTTCAGCTCGTATGTGTCAGGCTGCTCGGCGTCCACATCccgaggaggagcggcgcttcTGTCCTCAGCTTGCCGGCGGGGCTTATCATGTGTCGGAGCTGCCTGCTGCTTTACGTCTTTAGCCCGCTTCTCTCGCTCCTCATTTGGGCTCTCCGGGGGGATGACCCGCAGAGGCGTCCTCCGTAGAGCCCGCACTTCCCGCTTCCCCTGTACACTGACCGGGAGCCTCGCGCCTGTCCATCTAGAGCAGCCCAGCACGCTCCTCATGAGCGCCGCCATCTTGGTCCGTCGCACATAATGACGTCAGCATGCCCCCGACCACCCGCCATGTTGTGATTGGCGGAACACAGCTTGTATATATGACCGCAAATAGGTCAGCATGCGGAAGAGAGAATGAAAGCGTGTGGTCTCCATGGTGATGAGGCATGCTGACGTCATCAGGAAGCGCAGACAGATTGTTATCGCAGCTGGCAGTGATGGGAGGAAGGAGAGCGCTGCACTATGTCCTCAAGGTG
This window contains:
- the MRM3 gene encoding rRNA methyltransferase 3, mitochondrial, giving the protein MAALMRSVLGCSRWTGARLPVSVQGKREVRALRRTPLRVIPPESPNEEREKRAKDVKQQAAPTHDKPRRQAEDRSAAPPRDVDAEQPDTYELKYDRAREGDSRLSKVVTIAKSKKFRERHGQILLEGQRLLMDALAAGAVLQTLFFSNRDQLKTLPPEKLVKANLIKVNFGDIKMWSDLVAPQGLMGIFGKPDHVKMKFPDAPASIPLSLICDNIRDPGNLGTILRCAAGAGCNKVLLTKGCVDAWEPKVIRAGMGAHFRLPIITSLEWDTVSNYLSEDTKVFLADNFWQNISGKTACPPNKAIDGDWISTDPKGLHQVVDDDYYSSGDEEDEGIPYVPIQRYYESWARDPTAIVIGGETHGLSVESLLLAKQSKGKRLYIPVVPGIDSLNSAMAASILLFEGRRQLKLSP